One stretch of Pontiella desulfatans DNA includes these proteins:
- a CDS encoding FAD-dependent oxidoreductase, whose product MKILMGLAVVLLGGAAMAADVLVEVETFAEKGGWVVDQQFTHTMGSPYLLAHGMGKPVADARGRATFPAAGTYRVWVRTRNWVPGDWPAPGRFKVKVGDRLLPAEFGTRTGWGWQDGGTVELPGGDVELRLVDLTGFEGRCDAILFSTDLETAPSDTLERPGPEPAPAGRFDVVVVGGGIAGCGAALAAERQGLKVALIHDRPRLGGNASDEVRVHTLGIHGKGEAILSGIDSEHWKNGSAEAIQDTEKRHRTLDASDVRQFLCWRAYGVQMNGHRIKSVDARHIESGAALRFEAPVFIDCTGDGWIGFWAGADFRYGRESRNEFDEGWEKHGDLWSPETPDNRVMGASVLWNSHRLEKPSSFPEVPWAMDVAKDHAAINGEWQWEFSHNDLHQINDAEEIRDHLFRAIYGSFSNAKKNPENATVELKWVAHIAGKRESRRLVGDYVYTMKDVTEKRTFPDTVVTEKRAIDVHYQEKLKGKPVDFLSEALFLRKGEYRIPFRCLYSRNIENLMMAGRCFSCSHVGLGGPRVMNTTGQMGIATGNAAALCIEHNTTPRGVYENHLAELRRLCGY is encoded by the coding sequence ATGAAGATTTTGATGGGTTTGGCTGTGGTTTTATTGGGCGGTGCGGCGATGGCTGCGGATGTGTTGGTTGAGGTGGAAACCTTTGCCGAAAAGGGGGGGTGGGTGGTGGATCAGCAGTTCACCCATACCATGGGCTCCCCCTATTTGCTGGCGCATGGCATGGGCAAACCGGTTGCCGATGCCCGGGGAAGAGCGACGTTCCCTGCTGCCGGAACCTACCGGGTCTGGGTGCGCACCCGGAACTGGGTGCCCGGCGATTGGCCGGCCCCGGGGCGCTTCAAGGTGAAGGTCGGCGACCGCCTGCTTCCCGCCGAATTCGGCACCCGCACGGGCTGGGGATGGCAGGACGGCGGAACGGTCGAACTCCCCGGCGGGGACGTGGAGCTTCGTCTGGTGGATCTAACCGGCTTCGAGGGGCGCTGCGATGCCATCCTGTTTTCGACCGATCTTGAAACGGCGCCTTCCGATACGCTGGAAAGACCCGGGCCGGAACCCGCCCCGGCCGGTAGGTTTGACGTGGTGGTGGTCGGCGGCGGCATTGCCGGTTGCGGCGCCGCCCTGGCCGCCGAGCGCCAAGGGCTCAAGGTGGCGCTGATCCACGACCGTCCCCGTTTGGGCGGGAATGCCAGCGACGAAGTGCGGGTGCATACCCTCGGGATTCATGGGAAGGGCGAAGCGATTCTTTCCGGGATTGATTCCGAGCATTGGAAAAACGGGTCTGCCGAAGCCATTCAGGACACGGAAAAAAGGCACCGTACGCTCGATGCCAGCGACGTTAGGCAATTCCTCTGTTGGCGGGCCTACGGTGTGCAAATGAATGGGCACCGCATCAAAAGCGTCGATGCGCGGCATATTGAAAGCGGAGCGGCACTGCGGTTCGAAGCCCCCGTCTTCATCGATTGCACGGGCGACGGCTGGATTGGTTTCTGGGCCGGCGCCGATTTCCGCTACGGCCGGGAAAGCCGGAACGAATTTGACGAGGGCTGGGAGAAGCATGGCGACTTGTGGTCGCCCGAAACGCCCGACAACCGGGTGATGGGGGCCTCGGTGCTCTGGAATTCGCACCGGCTCGAAAAGCCGTCGTCGTTTCCCGAGGTGCCGTGGGCGATGGATGTGGCGAAGGACCATGCCGCCATCAACGGCGAATGGCAGTGGGAGTTTTCGCATAACGACCTGCACCAGATCAACGATGCCGAGGAGATCCGCGACCACCTGTTCCGCGCCATCTACGGCTCGTTCAGCAACGCCAAGAAAAATCCCGAAAACGCCACCGTGGAACTCAAATGGGTGGCGCACATTGCCGGCAAGCGCGAATCGCGCCGCCTGGTGGGCGACTATGTCTACACGATGAAGGATGTGACCGAAAAGCGGACGTTCCCCGATACGGTCGTTACGGAAAAGCGCGCCATCGACGTCCACTACCAGGAAAAGCTCAAGGGCAAGCCGGTGGATTTCCTCTCCGAGGCGCTCTTCCTGCGCAAAGGCGAATACCGTATTCCGTTCCGCTGCCTCTATTCCCGCAACATCGAAAACCTGATGATGGCCGGGCGCTGCTTCAGCTGTTCGCATGTCGGGCTGGGCGGCCCGCGCGTCATGAACACCACCGGGCAAATGGGCATTGCCACCGGCAACGCCGCCGCGCTCTGCATCGAGCACAACACCACCCCGCGCGGCGTCTACGAAAACCACCTCGCCGAGCTGCGGCGTCTCTGCGGATACTAG
- a CDS encoding sodium:solute symporter, producing MTGLDWGVIGIYFAALIGVVWWSSRKQDTSADYFLAGRNIGWFAIGSSLFASNIGSEHIVGLAGSGASTGMAMAHWEMHAWVMLLLGWVFVPFYYRANVFTMPEFLEKRFNAKVRWILSVVSLVAYVFTKVSVTVYAGALVFQTLLPEMQLTLFGQVWGPFWIGAFATVVLTGIYTIFGGLRAVLYTDTAQAIILLIGSFFITFFGLKALGGWGELRAVCGERATELALWRPMVQAGSELPWWKNGDFPWLGIMLASPIIGIWYWCTDQYIVQRTLAAKNLTMARRGAIWGAFLKVWPVMIFLVPGMIGWALHQKGIIAIPAKLVNGVEVAPIDGDQVFATMVMNMLPTGLRGLVVGGLLAALMSSLSSLFNSCASLFTVDIYEKLRPNQSEKHLVTVGRFATSIIVLLGMAWIPVMYKVAGGGLYQYLQSVQGYLAPPITAVFLLGLFWKRINAQGAMWGLLVGFLLGMAKLTIQAKFGTLDPTKVADPAFLAAIGDFNFLYASGVLFLISIAVVIGVSFAHPAQDEASIAGLTYASLDKKEVRASVERFDIVLTAVAVVLIVGMYLYFSFWLN from the coding sequence ATGACGGGATTGGACTGGGGAGTAATCGGAATCTATTTTGCCGCGCTGATTGGCGTGGTGTGGTGGTCTTCACGCAAGCAGGATACGTCGGCGGACTATTTCCTGGCGGGGCGCAACATTGGCTGGTTTGCCATCGGCAGCTCGCTGTTCGCCTCGAACATCGGTTCGGAGCACATTGTCGGCCTCGCCGGTTCCGGCGCTTCGACCGGCATGGCGATGGCGCACTGGGAAATGCATGCGTGGGTCATGCTGCTGCTCGGTTGGGTCTTTGTTCCGTTCTACTACCGCGCCAACGTCTTCACGATGCCGGAGTTCCTTGAAAAGCGCTTCAATGCGAAGGTGCGTTGGATTCTCTCGGTCGTGTCGCTCGTTGCCTACGTGTTCACCAAGGTGTCCGTCACGGTCTATGCCGGGGCGCTGGTGTTCCAGACCCTGCTGCCCGAAATGCAGCTGACGCTCTTCGGCCAGGTGTGGGGCCCGTTCTGGATCGGTGCCTTCGCGACCGTGGTGCTGACCGGCATCTACACCATCTTCGGCGGCTTGCGCGCCGTGCTCTACACCGACACCGCCCAGGCCATCATCCTGCTGATCGGTTCCTTCTTCATCACCTTCTTCGGCCTCAAGGCCCTGGGCGGCTGGGGCGAGCTGCGCGCGGTTTGCGGCGAACGCGCCACCGAGCTCGCCTTGTGGCGCCCGATGGTCCAGGCCGGGTCGGAGCTGCCCTGGTGGAAAAACGGCGACTTCCCGTGGCTCGGCATCATGCTGGCATCGCCGATCATCGGCATCTGGTATTGGTGTACCGACCAATACATCGTCCAGCGCACGCTCGCCGCCAAGAACCTCACCATGGCGCGGCGCGGCGCCATCTGGGGCGCGTTCCTCAAGGTGTGGCCGGTCATGATTTTCCTCGTCCCCGGCATGATTGGCTGGGCGCTGCACCAGAAGGGCATCATCGCCATCCCCGCCAAGTTGGTGAACGGGGTGGAGGTGGCCCCGATCGACGGCGACCAGGTCTTTGCAACCATGGTGATGAACATGCTGCCGACCGGCCTGCGCGGCCTGGTGGTCGGCGGCCTGCTGGCGGCCCTGATGAGCTCGCTCTCCTCGCTGTTCAACTCCTGCGCCTCGCTCTTCACGGTCGACATCTATGAAAAGCTGCGGCCGAACCAGTCCGAAAAACACCTCGTGACGGTTGGCCGCTTCGCGACCTCGATCATCGTGCTGTTGGGCATGGCCTGGATTCCGGTCATGTACAAGGTGGCCGGCGGCGGGCTCTATCAATATTTGCAAAGCGTGCAGGGCTATCTCGCCCCGCCGATCACTGCCGTCTTCCTGCTCGGCCTCTTCTGGAAGCGCATCAACGCGCAGGGCGCCATGTGGGGCTTGCTGGTCGGCTTCCTGCTCGGCATGGCCAAGCTCACCATCCAGGCCAAGTTCGGAACGCTCGATCCAACCAAGGTGGCCGATCCCGCCTTCCTCGCCGCCATCGGCGACTTCAATTTCCTCTATGCCTCCGGTGTGCTGTTCCTCATCAGCATCGCGGTCGTGATCGGCGTCTCGTTCGCCCATCCCGCCCAGGACGAAGCATCCATTGCCGGGCTCACCTACGCCTCGCTCGACAAGAAGGAGGTCCGCGCCTCGGTCGAACGGTTCGATATCGTCCTGACGGCGGTTGCCGTTGTCCTGATCGTCGGCATGTATCTCTACTTCAGCTTCTGGCTGAATTAG
- a CDS encoding sulfatase: MKRMFSVFLLAAITCVGQPNIVYFNADDLGVMDVGFNSERYHTPNIDRLRAEGMLFTEAYAPAANCAPSRVCVFSGQYGPRHGVYTVGNSDRGSAKHRKIVPVENRLFLPPHNLAIPQALKAAGYRSIHLGKWHVSKDPLEQGFDVNIGGGKEGGPSGGGYFSPFQSGPMQPFSDLYPKGTHRVDIFADQAIRFMRENKEGPFFLHMAYYSVHSKLEAVPEFIEKYRGKEVDAVYASMIEKMDQGIGRILDELEALGLKENTLVLFCSDNGGICKTSSQQPFRAGKGSYFEGGTREPLVVRWPGKVKPNSTCQVPVIGIDFYPTFLDAAGLPAPEGKQLDGVSLVPLLTGAAPIPERTLFWHFPVYLQKYSGVDDESHDPLFRTRPGSSLRQGKWKLHEYFEDGRIELYDLEADVGERKNIAASHPEKVAELHRLLKEWRNETNAPEPTGPNPGYDAKAEAAAIQKERKKA, encoded by the coding sequence ATGAAACGAATGTTTTCCGTTTTTTTGCTGGCCGCGATAACCTGCGTGGGCCAACCCAACATCGTCTACTTCAATGCCGACGATCTCGGCGTGATGGATGTGGGGTTCAACTCGGAGCGTTACCACACGCCCAACATTGACCGCCTCCGGGCGGAAGGCATGCTGTTCACCGAGGCCTATGCGCCGGCGGCCAACTGCGCCCCCAGCCGGGTCTGTGTGTTCAGCGGCCAGTATGGCCCGCGCCACGGCGTCTACACGGTGGGCAATTCCGACCGCGGCAGCGCAAAGCACCGCAAAATCGTTCCGGTGGAAAACCGCCTATTCCTTCCCCCGCATAACCTGGCCATCCCGCAGGCGCTGAAGGCGGCGGGCTATAGGTCGATCCATCTCGGGAAGTGGCATGTGAGCAAGGACCCCTTGGAGCAGGGGTTCGATGTGAACATTGGCGGGGGCAAGGAAGGCGGGCCATCGGGCGGCGGATATTTTTCGCCCTTCCAAAGCGGGCCGATGCAACCGTTCAGCGACCTCTACCCCAAGGGCACGCACCGGGTGGACATTTTCGCGGACCAGGCGATCCGGTTCATGCGCGAAAACAAGGAGGGCCCCTTCTTCCTGCACATGGCCTATTATTCCGTCCACTCGAAACTGGAGGCGGTGCCGGAGTTCATCGAAAAGTATCGGGGCAAGGAGGTGGATGCCGTCTATGCCTCGATGATCGAGAAGATGGATCAGGGCATCGGCCGAATCCTGGATGAGCTGGAGGCGCTGGGGCTGAAGGAAAACACGCTGGTGCTGTTCTGTTCCGATAACGGCGGCATCTGCAAGACCTCCAGCCAGCAGCCCTTCCGCGCGGGCAAAGGGTCCTATTTCGAAGGCGGCACCCGCGAGCCGCTGGTGGTGCGCTGGCCGGGAAAGGTGAAGCCGAATTCGACCTGCCAGGTTCCCGTCATTGGAATTGATTTCTATCCCACCTTCCTCGACGCCGCCGGGCTGCCGGCGCCGGAGGGCAAGCAGCTCGACGGCGTGAGCCTTGTACCGCTCCTGACCGGCGCCGCTCCGATTCCGGAGCGCACCCTGTTTTGGCATTTCCCGGTCTACCTCCAGAAATACAGCGGCGTTGACGATGAGTCGCACGATCCCCTGTTCCGCACGCGGCCGGGCTCCTCGCTTCGGCAGGGCAAATGGAAGCTGCATGAATATTTCGAGGACGGCCGCATTGAACTCTACGATCTTGAAGCCGATGTCGGGGAACGGAAAAATATCGCGGCGAGCCATCCGGAAAAGGTGGCGGAGCTGCACCGTTTGCTGAAGGAGTGGCGCAACGAAACGAACGCGCCGGAACCGACCGGCCCGAACCCGGGCTACGACGCGAAGGCCGAGGCCGCCGCGATCCAGAAGGAACGGAAGAAGGCATGA
- a CDS encoding arylsulfatase, whose product MFKHILAALLLGAAARAEKPNLIYILADDLGYGDLSCLGQEHFKTPHIDALKAKGMFFENHYSGSTVCAPSRSALLTGQHTGHTFVRGNKEIMPEGQHPIPAEVVLLPEMLKDAGYVSGAFGKWGLGYPGSEGDPLKQGFDVFYGYNCQRLGHHYYPYHLWDQDQKVILEGNAGTAKGEYGPELIHARTLQFIEDNKDKPFFAYVASIIPHAELVAPSAYMQQFRGRFEEPKPFEGCDEGPELRLGRYQSQAEPRAAFAAMITLLDDQVGEIVALTEKLGIADNTLIIFTSDNGAHQEGGADPAFFNSNGPFRGHKRDLFDGGVHVPMMAYWPGKIPAGSTSGHISAFWDMVPTFTELAGVPTPENTDGISMVPSLFGKGDQPEHKYLYWEFHEKGGRIAVRMGKWKGVRYNVLKNPNEPMKLFDLSADPGEQTNVADGHPETVEQIMAIMKNARTHSDIFTFGQKQFKGE is encoded by the coding sequence ATGTTTAAACATATACTCGCCGCGCTGCTTCTTGGCGCGGCGGCAAGGGCGGAAAAGCCCAACCTGATCTATATTCTGGCCGACGATCTCGGCTACGGCGACTTGAGCTGCCTCGGGCAGGAGCATTTCAAGACGCCGCACATCGATGCGCTCAAGGCGAAGGGCATGTTTTTCGAGAACCACTATTCGGGCAGCACGGTCTGCGCACCGTCGCGCTCGGCGCTGCTGACCGGCCAGCACACCGGGCACACCTTCGTTCGCGGCAACAAGGAAATCATGCCGGAAGGGCAGCACCCGATTCCCGCGGAGGTCGTGCTGCTGCCGGAAATGCTCAAGGACGCCGGCTATGTGAGCGGCGCGTTCGGCAAGTGGGGGCTGGGCTATCCCGGTTCCGAAGGCGATCCCCTCAAGCAGGGCTTCGATGTCTTCTACGGCTACAACTGCCAGCGCCTCGGCCACCACTACTATCCGTACCACCTCTGGGACCAGGATCAAAAGGTGATCCTCGAGGGGAACGCCGGAACCGCCAAGGGCGAATACGGCCCGGAGCTGATCCACGCGCGAACGCTGCAGTTTATCGAGGACAACAAGGATAAACCGTTCTTCGCCTATGTGGCCTCCATCATCCCCCACGCCGAACTGGTGGCGCCGTCGGCATACATGCAGCAGTTCCGCGGCAGGTTCGAGGAACCCAAGCCGTTCGAAGGGTGCGACGAAGGGCCGGAGCTGCGCCTCGGCCGCTACCAGTCGCAGGCCGAGCCGCGCGCGGCCTTCGCGGCGATGATCACGCTGCTCGACGACCAGGTGGGCGAGATTGTGGCCCTGACCGAAAAGCTGGGCATCGCCGACAACACCCTGATTATTTTCACCTCCGACAACGGCGCACACCAGGAGGGCGGGGCGGACCCCGCGTTCTTCAACAGCAACGGGCCGTTCCGCGGCCATAAGCGCGACCTGTTCGATGGCGGCGTGCATGTGCCCATGATGGCCTACTGGCCGGGAAAAATCCCCGCCGGAAGCACCTCGGGGCACATCTCCGCCTTCTGGGACATGGTGCCCACCTTCACCGAGCTCGCCGGCGTGCCAACGCCGGAAAACACCGACGGCATTTCCATGGTGCCTTCCCTGTTCGGCAAGGGCGACCAGCCGGAGCATAAATATCTCTATTGGGAGTTCCATGAAAAGGGCGGACGCATCGCCGTGCGCATGGGCAAGTGGAAAGGGGTGCGCTACAACGTGCTCAAGAATCCGAACGAGCCGATGAAGCTGTTCGACCTGTCGGCCGACCCCGGCGAACAGACGAATGTGGCCGACGGGCACCCGGAAACCGTTGAGCAAATCATGGCCATCATGAAAAACGCCCGCACCCATTCCGACATCTTCACCTTCGGGCAAAAGCAATTCAAAGGAGAATAG
- a CDS encoding glycoside hydrolase family 2 TIM barrel-domain containing protein — translation MLKTTTLFLWAAIAATSLGFQNDWENERMIEKGKMPTRATSYSYQSVADALGGDRSLARLKSLDGEWKFNFTPDSKDRPLDFFQAGFNAAGWGTIPVPSSWEMKGHGQPIYTNSKYPFTANEPFIDRTNPVGSYLRDFEVPADWKDQRIILHFGGVSSAFYVWLNGELVGYSQGSRLPAEFDVTQQLKAGKNRLAVQVFRWSDGSYLEDQDMWRLSGIHREVLLLAQPKIALNDFFVKASADGRLQVRPRILSDALNNSKGWNLSAQLYDADGNAVLGKPMQHGLHKILNESYPQRDNVPFGLLEAQVSNPRLWSAEDPYLYTLVFNVTGNGGELMEVRSCRVGFRTITISNKAEVLVNGVPVKMMGVNRHDHDHIEGKALTREDIRKDVELMKQFNFNAVRTSHYPNDPYFYDLCDEYGIYVMDEANIESHDVRGQLVNRASWHYAVNDRVLRMVERDKNHPSIVSWSLGNESGYGPIHAAAAGWIKDYDPTRFIHYEGAQGDPNLPGYDPKMAMMAGQTHPLLANPDDPPCVDCVSRMYPSVAQLKALAEAEHIKRPVVMCEYAHAMGNSLGNMTDYWDLIRSKPNLMGGYIWDWIDQGVLAKNKDGVEYYAYGGDFGDKPNSANFCMNGVINSDRTPGPKTWECKYIFQPVVFEAVDLKAGKVKIANRFNFANLKNYSIRWSLSEEGTVVQDGKLDAIDLPAGQSREIKVPFKPTQSGKEVWLRLGVHETTAKPWCKAGFEIAKEQFLVKGGDGSPSRPSSGAKLVAKDGAKAVVFNGKGFSASVDKASGELVSYAVKGEEWIKSPLRPAFWRPQTDNDARGGSTHKRMTHWKDIDGKLATESVKLEKPNRVVVKKTAEKTDLTITYTFGDNGVVEVAAELDADPSLPPMPRLGFSMGISGGFGQTRYFGKGPWENYCDRNAAAEVGLYESPTANLYYEYAKPQENGHRTQTRWIELAGNAGKMRVDGAEPFGFSIWPWSFENLSAAKHTYDLVDQGFFTLNIDHRHMGVGGTDSWTIKALPMEHYQVPAGHYVWAFTLSPSE, via the coding sequence ATGCTGAAAACCACCACCTTGTTTCTATGGGCGGCCATCGCCGCAACGTCCCTCGGCTTCCAGAACGATTGGGAAAACGAACGGATGATTGAAAAGGGCAAGATGCCCACGCGCGCAACTTCGTATTCCTACCAATCGGTGGCGGATGCGCTCGGTGGCGACCGTTCGCTCGCCCGGTTGAAGTCGCTCGACGGCGAGTGGAAATTCAACTTCACCCCCGATTCCAAGGACCGGCCGTTGGATTTCTTCCAGGCCGGCTTCAATGCCGCGGGCTGGGGAACCATCCCGGTTCCTTCGAGCTGGGAGATGAAAGGCCACGGCCAACCCATCTACACCAACTCCAAATACCCGTTCACGGCGAACGAGCCGTTCATCGACCGCACGAATCCCGTTGGCTCCTACCTCCGCGACTTCGAAGTTCCCGCCGACTGGAAAGACCAGCGGATCATCCTCCATTTCGGTGGCGTCTCTTCGGCCTTCTACGTTTGGCTGAACGGCGAACTGGTTGGCTACAGCCAGGGCAGCCGCCTCCCGGCGGAGTTCGATGTCACCCAGCAGCTCAAGGCCGGCAAGAACCGCCTGGCGGTGCAGGTGTTCCGCTGGTCGGACGGCTCCTACCTCGAAGACCAGGACATGTGGCGCCTGAGCGGTATCCACCGCGAAGTGCTGCTGCTGGCGCAACCGAAAATCGCGTTGAACGATTTCTTCGTCAAGGCCTCCGCCGACGGGCGGCTGCAGGTGCGCCCGCGCATCCTCTCGGATGCGTTGAACAATTCCAAGGGCTGGAACCTTTCCGCGCAGTTGTACGATGCCGACGGCAACGCCGTGCTCGGAAAACCGATGCAGCACGGCCTGCATAAGATCCTGAACGAATCCTATCCGCAGCGCGACAACGTGCCGTTCGGCCTGCTGGAGGCCCAGGTTTCCAATCCGCGCCTCTGGTCGGCGGAGGACCCCTATCTCTACACCCTCGTCTTCAACGTAACGGGCAATGGGGGCGAACTGATGGAGGTGCGTAGCTGCAGGGTCGGTTTCCGCACCATCACAATCAGCAACAAGGCCGAAGTGCTGGTGAACGGCGTGCCGGTCAAGATGATGGGCGTCAACCGCCACGACCACGACCATATCGAGGGCAAGGCGCTGACCCGCGAGGACATCCGCAAGGACGTCGAGCTGATGAAGCAGTTCAACTTCAATGCCGTGCGCACCTCGCACTACCCGAACGATCCCTATTTCTACGACCTGTGCGATGAATACGGAATCTACGTCATGGACGAGGCCAACATTGAATCGCACGATGTCCGCGGGCAGCTGGTCAACCGCGCCTCCTGGCACTATGCCGTCAACGACCGCGTCCTGCGCATGGTCGAGCGCGACAAGAACCACCCGAGCATCGTCTCGTGGTCGCTCGGCAACGAGTCGGGCTATGGCCCCATCCACGCCGCCGCCGCAGGCTGGATCAAGGATTACGACCCGACCCGCTTCATCCACTACGAAGGTGCGCAGGGCGATCCGAATTTGCCCGGCTACGATCCGAAGATGGCGATGATGGCGGGGCAGACGCATCCGCTGCTGGCCAATCCCGACGATCCTCCCTGTGTCGATTGCGTCAGCCGCATGTATCCCTCCGTCGCCCAGTTGAAGGCTCTCGCCGAAGCGGAGCATATCAAGCGCCCGGTCGTCATGTGCGAATATGCCCACGCCATGGGCAACTCGCTCGGCAACATGACCGACTATTGGGACCTGATCCGCTCCAAGCCCAACCTGATGGGCGGCTATATCTGGGACTGGATCGACCAGGGCGTCCTGGCCAAAAACAAGGACGGGGTCGAATACTATGCCTACGGCGGCGACTTCGGCGACAAACCCAACAGCGCGAACTTCTGCATGAACGGCGTCATCAACTCCGACCGTACGCCGGGGCCGAAAACGTGGGAATGCAAATATATCTTCCAGCCGGTCGTTTTCGAGGCCGTTGACCTGAAGGCCGGCAAGGTCAAGATCGCCAACCGCTTCAATTTCGCCAACCTGAAAAACTATTCCATCCGCTGGAGCCTCTCCGAGGAAGGAACGGTTGTTCAGGATGGCAAGCTGGATGCCATCGATCTGCCCGCCGGTCAAAGCCGCGAAATCAAGGTTCCGTTCAAACCAACTCAGTCCGGCAAGGAGGTCTGGTTGCGCCTGGGCGTGCACGAAACCACGGCCAAGCCCTGGTGCAAGGCCGGCTTCGAAATCGCCAAGGAGCAGTTCCTGGTGAAGGGTGGCGATGGCTCACCGAGCCGTCCGTCGTCCGGTGCAAAACTGGTGGCCAAGGACGGTGCGAAGGCGGTCGTCTTCAACGGCAAGGGCTTCTCGGCCTCGGTGGACAAGGCCAGCGGTGAACTCGTCAGCTATGCGGTCAAGGGCGAAGAGTGGATCAAGAGTCCGCTGCGCCCCGCCTTCTGGCGCCCGCAGACCGACAACGACGCGCGGGGCGGAAGCACCCATAAGCGCATGACGCATTGGAAGGATATCGACGGCAAGCTGGCCACGGAGTCGGTTAAGCTGGAAAAGCCGAACCGGGTGGTTGTGAAAAAGACGGCGGAGAAAACCGACCTAACCATCACCTACACCTTCGGGGACAACGGGGTCGTGGAAGTGGCAGCGGAACTCGACGCCGATCCTTCGTTGCCGCCGATGCCGCGCCTCGGGTTCTCCATGGGGATTTCCGGTGGATTCGGGCAGACCCGCTATTTCGGCAAGGGGCCGTGGGAAAACTATTGCGACCGCAATGCCGCAGCGGAGGTGGGCCTGTACGAAAGCCCGACCGCCAACCTGTATTATGAATATGCCAAGCCGCAGGAAAACGGCCACCGCACCCAAACGCGCTGGATCGAGCTGGCGGGCAACGCCGGCAAAATGCGGGTCGATGGCGCCGAGCCCTTCGGCTTCTCCATCTGGCCCTGGTCGTTCGAAAACCTGTCTGCCGCGAAGCATACCTACGACCTCGTCGACCAAGGGTTCTTCACCCTCAACATCGACCACCGGCACATGGGCGTCGGCGGAACCGACTCGTGGACCATCAAGGCCCTCCCGATGGAGCACTACCAGGTTCCGGCAGGGCATTACGTCTGGGCATTCACGTTGTCGCCTTCCGAATAA